One genomic window of Trichlorobacter lovleyi includes the following:
- a CDS encoding DUF503 domain-containing protein, which translates to MFVFCSEIQLSLPAFSLKDKRGIVKSILGRARNRFNVSCAEVDRQDNCQVAVLGFVTVSPDKTIARNTLDRLEDWIYDGWPDVEITASHVTEL; encoded by the coding sequence GTGTTTGTCTTCTGCTCCGAGATCCAGCTTTCGCTGCCGGCTTTTTCGTTGAAAGACAAGCGCGGGATCGTCAAGAGCATCCTGGGGCGGGCCCGTAACCGCTTCAATGTTTCCTGCGCCGAGGTGGACCGCCAGGACAACTGTCAGGTGGCAGTACTCGGCTTTGTCACCGTCAGCCCGGACAAGACCATCGCCCGCAACACCCTGGACCGCCTGGAAGACTGGATCTATGACGGCTGGCCGGATGTGGAGATCACCGCCAGTCATGTAACAGAACTATAA
- the asnS gene encoding asparagine--tRNA ligase gives MAKRTLIADLLKQPEAGGDHTVAGWVRSTRASGDIAFIVLNDGSNLAGIQLVLERAAVPDFDNLCKTGTGTALQARGRLVPSPAGGQQYELQVTGLTVVGSAGPDYPLQKKRHSFEYLRSIAHLRPRSNTFGAVFRLRSRLAQAIHRFFAERNFLYVHTPIITASDCEGAGELFRVTTLPPNGAPRNEGGSIDFSQDFFGQKTGLTVSGQLEGELFAQSFGNIYTFGPTFRAENSNTARHASEFWMIEPEMAFSDLADDADLAEEFIRYLCDFSLAHCAEEMAFFDQHIEKGLLERVRAVAEAHFARMDYGDAITHLQKAPVSFTFPVEWGLDLQTEHERYLTEQVVGGPVFVLNYPKQIKAFYMRQNDDGRTVAAMDLLVPKVGEIIGGSQREERLDLLEQRIGELEIPKEPLWWYLDSRRWGSTPHAGFGLGFERLIMYLSGMENIRDVIPFPRTPRHAEF, from the coding sequence ATGGCCAAACGCACACTGATCGCAGACCTTCTGAAACAGCCTGAAGCAGGCGGCGACCATACTGTAGCCGGCTGGGTACGCTCAACACGGGCCTCCGGCGACATCGCCTTCATCGTCCTGAATGACGGTTCCAACCTGGCCGGCATCCAGCTGGTGCTGGAGCGGGCAGCAGTGCCTGATTTTGACAACCTGTGCAAGACCGGCACCGGTACCGCGCTGCAAGCCCGCGGCAGACTGGTTCCCTCCCCTGCCGGCGGCCAGCAGTATGAGCTGCAGGTGACCGGATTGACCGTGGTGGGCAGTGCCGGTCCAGACTACCCGCTGCAGAAGAAACGCCACAGCTTTGAGTACCTGCGCAGCATTGCCCACCTGCGTCCCCGGTCCAACACCTTTGGCGCCGTATTCCGGTTGCGCTCGCGGTTGGCCCAGGCCATCCACCGTTTTTTTGCAGAGCGCAACTTCCTCTACGTTCATACCCCGATCATCACCGCCAGTGACTGCGAAGGGGCCGGCGAGCTGTTCCGGGTGACCACCCTGCCCCCCAATGGCGCCCCCCGCAATGAAGGGGGCAGCATCGACTTCAGTCAGGACTTCTTTGGTCAGAAGACCGGCCTGACCGTCAGCGGCCAGCTGGAAGGGGAGCTGTTTGCCCAGTCCTTTGGCAACATCTACACCTTCGGCCCCACCTTCCGGGCTGAAAACTCCAACACCGCCCGCCACGCCTCGGAATTCTGGATGATCGAACCGGAGATGGCCTTCAGCGATCTGGCAGATGATGCCGACCTGGCTGAGGAGTTTATCCGCTATCTCTGCGACTTTAGCCTTGCGCACTGCGCCGAGGAGATGGCCTTCTTTGATCAGCATATTGAAAAAGGCCTGCTGGAGCGGGTACGGGCCGTTGCCGAGGCACACTTCGCCCGGATGGATTATGGCGACGCCATTACCCACCTGCAGAAGGCTCCGGTCAGCTTTACCTTTCCGGTGGAGTGGGGATTGGATCTGCAGACCGAGCATGAACGCTACCTGACGGAACAGGTGGTGGGTGGGCCGGTCTTCGTGTTGAACTATCCCAAGCAGATCAAGGCCTTTTACATGCGTCAGAATGACGATGGCAGGACCGTGGCAGCCATGGACCTGCTGGTACCCAAGGTGGGTGAGATCATCGGCGGCAGCCAGCGGGAAGAGCGTCTGGATCTCCTTGAACAACGGATAGGTGAACTGGAGATCCCCAAGGAGCCGCTCTGGTGGTACCTGGACTCCCGTCGCTGGGGCAGCACCCCCCATGCCGGATTCGGCCTGGGCTTTGAGCGGCTGATCATGTACCTCTCCGGCATGGAAAACATCCGTGACGTGATCCCGTTCCCCCGCACCCCGCGGCATGCCGAGTTCTGA
- a CDS encoding acetyl-CoA carboxylase carboxyltransferase subunit alpha yields the protein MAATVYMEFEKPIAELEKKIEELRALGAGDLSAEIDALEGKVEEKRQEIFNNLTRWQKAQVARHINRPFTLDYIQHLFTDFNELHGDRNFGDDHAIVGGLARFDGQPVMVVGHQKGRDTKEKVFRNFGMPNPEGYRKALRLFQMAEQFNLPIITFVDTPGAYPGIGAEERGQAEAIARNLREMASLTVPVIVCVTGEGGSGGALAIAVGNRVLMLEHSVYAVISPEGCAAILWSDGTKGQQAAEALKPAAQDIIELGVIDEIVHEPVGGAHRDHEATAQAMGSAIRHHLAELKAMTPEQLVEDRYQKFRAMTRMAE from the coding sequence ATGGCAGCTACTGTCTACATGGAGTTTGAAAAGCCGATTGCCGAGCTGGAAAAAAAGATCGAGGAGTTGCGAGCCCTGGGCGCCGGCGACCTGTCCGCCGAGATTGATGCCCTGGAAGGCAAGGTCGAAGAAAAGCGCCAGGAGATCTTCAACAACCTGACCCGCTGGCAGAAGGCCCAGGTGGCACGCCACATCAACCGCCCCTTTACCCTTGATTACATCCAGCACCTGTTTACCGATTTCAACGAGCTGCACGGCGACCGCAACTTCGGCGATGACCATGCCATCGTGGGTGGTCTGGCCCGTTTTGACGGTCAGCCGGTGATGGTGGTGGGGCACCAGAAGGGACGCGACACCAAGGAGAAGGTCTTCCGCAACTTCGGCATGCCCAACCCGGAGGGCTACCGCAAGGCGCTGCGCCTGTTCCAGATGGCCGAACAGTTCAACCTGCCGATCATCACCTTCGTGGACACCCCCGGTGCCTATCCCGGCATCGGTGCTGAAGAACGGGGACAGGCCGAGGCGATCGCCCGCAACCTGCGCGAGATGGCCAGCCTGACCGTACCGGTGATTGTCTGCGTGACCGGCGAAGGCGGTTCCGGCGGCGCCCTGGCCATTGCCGTGGGCAACCGTGTGCTGATGCTGGAGCATTCCGTCTATGCCGTTATCTCGCCGGAAGGCTGCGCTGCCATCCTCTGGTCCGACGGCACCAAGGGCCAGCAGGCTGCCGAGGCGCTCAAGCCTGCAGCCCAGGATATCATTGAACTGGGTGTGATTGACGAGATCGTCCACGAGCCGGTGGGCGGCGCTCACCGTGACCACGAGGCCACTGCCCAGGCCATGGGATCGGCCATCCGCCATCACCTGGCTGAACTGAAGGCGATGACGCCGGAGCAACTGGTTGAGGACCGCTACCAAAAGTTCCGCGCCATGACCCGCATGGCCGAGTAG
- a CDS encoding pseudouridine synthase, giving the protein MIERLQKIISAAGITSRRAAEEMILAGRITVNGQVVTELGSKADPAKDLIALDGQPVKPAETFYYVLLHKPAGYVTSLKDPQGRQLVTELVKDIGERLFPVGRLDYNSEGLLLLTNDGAWANRLMHPRHQVDKEYHVRVRGKIDPQQIKKLADGVELEDGPTGATTVRLLKNDQSNDWLSVTIREGRNRQVRRMCAAVGLFVVRLRRIRYGNLTLGGLQPGEYRLLSKEEAQALDGPPPVKQREQRTTASPKVPQPPTPTKRPPRRKIIGQ; this is encoded by the coding sequence ATGATTGAGCGTCTGCAAAAAATTATTTCAGCTGCCGGGATCACCTCCCGTCGCGCCGCCGAAGAGATGATCCTGGCCGGGCGTATCACGGTCAACGGTCAGGTGGTGACCGAACTGGGCAGCAAGGCGGACCCGGCCAAAGACCTGATCGCCCTGGATGGACAACCGGTCAAGCCGGCTGAAACGTTCTATTATGTACTGCTGCACAAGCCGGCCGGCTATGTCACCTCGCTGAAGGACCCTCAGGGACGGCAACTGGTCACTGAACTGGTTAAAGATATTGGTGAACGGCTTTTTCCGGTGGGGCGGCTGGACTATAACTCTGAAGGGCTGTTGTTGTTGACCAATGACGGTGCCTGGGCCAACCGGCTGATGCATCCCCGTCATCAGGTGGACAAGGAATACCATGTGCGGGTACGGGGCAAGATTGATCCGCAGCAGATCAAAAAACTGGCCGATGGCGTGGAGTTGGAAGACGGCCCCACCGGCGCCACGACAGTGCGCCTGCTGAAAAACGACCAGAGCAATGACTGGCTCTCCGTCACCATCCGTGAAGGCCGCAACCGTCAGGTACGGCGGATGTGCGCGGCAGTGGGACTGTTTGTGGTGCGGCTGCGCCGGATCCGCTACGGCAACCTGACCCTGGGGGGGCTGCAGCCGGGGGAATACCGCCTCTTGAGCAAGGAGGAGGCGCAGGCGCTGGACGGACCGCCACCGGTCAAGCAACGTGAACAACGGACCACAGCTTCTCCAAAGGTTCCTCAGCCACCGACGCCAACCAAGCGGCCACCACGCAGAAAAATCATCGGGCAGTAG
- the dnaE gene encoding DNA polymerase III subunit alpha — MEMPENSPVTPFVHLHLHSQYSLLDGAIRIEDLVSKAKQYQMPALAITDHGNMFGAVEFYLKCKKAGIKPIIGCELYIAPDSRFSKDSKGISDAAYHLILLCENLEGYKNLSYLTSAGYKEGFYYRPRIDRALLEQHSEGLIALSACLKGEVAMQCGRNRMEDALETARWYSQLFPDRYYIEIQENTLAEQDVVNQRLLEVARELNLPLVATNDCHYLNREDAKAHEVLLCIQTGKTMSDPTHMKFSADEFYVKTPDEMVAAFHYAPEAVANTVAIAERCNLELPLEKEYYFPHFEPPEGKTHDDMLEEQAISGLAERLITIRAKYPDMTEEQVQAYHDRLRIELDCIRQMKFPAYFLIVADFINWAKRQGIPVGPGRGSAAGSLVAYAIKITDLDPLPYNLLFERFLNPERISMPDIDVDFCQDQREKVIEYVVQKYGRERVCQIITFGTMKAKAVVRDVGRALDMAYGDVDKIAKLIPDDLKMTIEKAIKQEPQLKEMAAADPKVAQLLETANCLEGLARHAGTHAAGVVVAPNQLEEYLPVYKDQKTGGINTQYSMKYVEMVGLVKFDFLGLKNLTVIQNAVRMIREGQNPDFDITRLRDDDQASYDLITAGNTTGIFQLESSGMKEMLVKLKPSCFEDVIAACALYRPGPLGCGMVDEFIERKHGRQKVVYDLPQLEPILKDTYGVIVYQEQVMQISRSLAGYSLGRADLLRRAMGKKDPAVMAKEKEPFLEGAKAQGLDIKKAEAIFDQMAKFAEYGFNKSHSAAYALIAYQTAYLKAHYPVEFMAALLSCDMDSTDKVLKSISDCREQGIEVLPPDINTSGQSFTVSGKSMRFGLGAVKGVGGGAVESIIEARADGPFTDIYDFCERVDLRRVNKRVMEALVKCGAFDSLHKHRAPLMAALDDAASAGQRFQEERDSAQVSLFGDMPTATATRSGRKLPDIEEWHDKEKLGYEKEALGFLITGHPLDRYASDIKRLASAEIARLPEFPDNCEVRVCGIVTSLKEIITKKGDRMGFVTIEDLTGQIEITVFSDMYVPAAALLKSDDPLLFTGKLEKGEKGCKLLVMKPQEGNGRKFPNQVSVNGDIKLLSEAQEQQTTRVSLALRLLELTAEQLTPIRELLEKHPGNLPVLLQLEIPNRSRTTIKLPDHLKVAASDEFRVAVERCVGYNAAIFE; from the coding sequence ATGGAAATGCCTGAAAATAGTCCTGTTACCCCCTTTGTTCACCTGCACCTGCATTCCCAATACTCGCTTTTGGACGGCGCAATCAGGATTGAAGACCTGGTTAGCAAGGCCAAACAGTACCAGATGCCTGCCCTGGCCATCACCGACCACGGCAACATGTTCGGTGCGGTGGAGTTTTACCTGAAATGCAAGAAGGCCGGGATCAAACCGATCATCGGCTGTGAGCTGTATATCGCCCCTGACTCCCGTTTTTCAAAGGATTCCAAGGGGATTTCCGATGCCGCCTATCACCTGATCCTGCTCTGCGAAAACCTTGAAGGCTACAAGAACCTCTCCTACCTGACCTCTGCCGGCTACAAGGAGGGCTTCTACTACCGGCCCCGGATCGACCGCGCCCTGCTGGAACAGCACAGTGAAGGACTGATCGCCCTGTCGGCCTGCCTGAAGGGCGAGGTGGCGATGCAGTGCGGCCGCAACAGGATGGAAGATGCGCTGGAGACCGCCCGCTGGTACAGTCAGCTCTTCCCGGACCGCTATTACATCGAGATCCAGGAAAACACCCTGGCGGAGCAGGACGTGGTCAACCAGCGCCTGCTGGAGGTGGCCAGAGAGCTGAACCTGCCGTTGGTGGCCACCAACGACTGCCACTACCTGAACCGCGAAGATGCCAAGGCCCATGAGGTGCTGCTCTGCATCCAGACCGGCAAGACCATGTCCGACCCGACCCATATGAAGTTCTCGGCCGATGAGTTCTACGTCAAGACCCCGGACGAGATGGTGGCGGCCTTTCACTATGCCCCGGAGGCGGTTGCCAACACCGTGGCGATTGCCGAGCGCTGCAACCTGGAACTGCCGTTGGAGAAGGAGTACTACTTCCCGCACTTTGAACCGCCGGAAGGCAAGACCCACGACGACATGCTGGAGGAGCAGGCCATCTCCGGCCTTGCCGAGCGTCTGATCACCATCCGGGCCAAATACCCGGACATGACCGAGGAACAGGTCCAGGCCTACCATGACCGCTTGCGGATTGAGCTGGACTGTATCCGCCAGATGAAGTTCCCGGCCTATTTCCTGATCGTGGCGGACTTCATCAACTGGGCCAAGCGCCAGGGGATTCCGGTGGGACCGGGCCGGGGCTCGGCTGCCGGTTCGCTGGTGGCCTATGCCATCAAGATTACCGACCTTGACCCGCTGCCCTACAACCTGCTGTTTGAGCGTTTCCTGAACCCGGAACGGATCTCCATGCCTGATATCGACGTGGACTTCTGCCAGGACCAGCGGGAAAAGGTGATCGAGTACGTGGTGCAGAAGTACGGCCGTGAGCGGGTCTGCCAGATCATCACCTTTGGAACCATGAAGGCCAAGGCGGTGGTGCGGGATGTAGGGCGCGCCCTGGATATGGCCTATGGCGATGTGGACAAGATCGCCAAGCTGATCCCCGACGACCTGAAGATGACCATTGAAAAGGCGATCAAGCAGGAACCGCAACTGAAGGAGATGGCTGCCGCCGACCCCAAGGTGGCCCAGCTGCTGGAGACCGCCAACTGCCTGGAAGGGCTGGCCCGCCACGCCGGCACCCATGCCGCCGGGGTGGTGGTGGCGCCGAACCAGCTGGAAGAGTACCTGCCGGTCTACAAGGATCAGAAGACCGGCGGCATCAACACCCAGTATTCCATGAAGTATGTCGAGATGGTGGGGCTGGTCAAGTTCGACTTCCTGGGCTTAAAGAACCTGACCGTAATCCAGAACGCGGTGCGGATGATCCGGGAAGGCCAGAACCCTGACTTCGACATCACCCGCCTGCGGGATGATGACCAGGCCAGCTACGACCTGATCACGGCCGGCAACACCACCGGCATCTTCCAGCTTGAATCCAGCGGCATGAAGGAGATGCTGGTCAAGCTGAAGCCCTCCTGTTTTGAAGACGTGATCGCGGCCTGCGCCCTCTACCGTCCCGGCCCGCTTGGCTGCGGCATGGTGGACGAGTTCATCGAGCGTAAGCATGGCCGCCAGAAGGTGGTCTACGACCTGCCCCAGCTGGAGCCGATCCTGAAGGACACCTACGGGGTCATTGTCTACCAGGAGCAGGTCATGCAGATCTCCCGTTCCCTGGCAGGCTACTCCCTGGGACGGGCCGACCTGCTGCGCCGCGCCATGGGTAAGAAAGACCCGGCGGTTATGGCCAAGGAAAAGGAACCGTTCCTGGAAGGGGCCAAGGCCCAGGGGCTGGACATCAAGAAGGCCGAGGCGATCTTCGACCAGATGGCCAAGTTTGCCGAGTACGGCTTCAACAAATCCCACTCGGCCGCCTATGCCCTGATCGCCTACCAGACCGCCTATCTCAAGGCCCACTACCCGGTTGAGTTCATGGCCGCCCTGCTCTCCTGCGATATGGACAGCACCGACAAGGTGCTGAAGAGCATCAGCGACTGCCGTGAACAGGGGATCGAGGTGCTGCCGCCGGATATCAACACCTCGGGCCAGTCCTTTACCGTGTCGGGCAAGTCGATGCGCTTCGGCCTGGGCGCGGTCAAGGGGGTTGGCGGCGGTGCGGTGGAATCGATTATCGAGGCCCGCGCCGATGGCCCCTTTACTGATATCTACGATTTCTGCGAACGGGTGGACCTGCGCCGGGTCAACAAGCGGGTCATGGAGGCACTGGTCAAGTGCGGTGCCTTTGATTCGTTGCACAAGCATCGTGCCCCGCTGATGGCGGCCCTTGATGATGCCGCCTCGGCAGGCCAGCGTTTTCAGGAGGAGCGGGACAGCGCCCAGGTCTCCCTGTTTGGCGATATGCCCACCGCCACCGCCACCCGTTCCGGCCGCAAGCTGCCGGATATCGAAGAATGGCATGACAAGGAAAAGCTGGGCTATGAAAAGGAGGCCTTGGGCTTCCTGATCACCGGACATCCGCTGGACCGTTATGCCTCTGACATCAAACGTCTGGCCAGTGCCGAGATCGCCCGTCTGCCGGAGTTCCCGGACAACTGCGAGGTGCGGGTCTGCGGGATCGTGACCTCCCTGAAGGAGATCATCACCAAAAAGGGTGACCGGATGGGCTTTGTCACCATTGAAGACCTGACCGGCCAGATCGAGATCACGGTTTTTTCCGACATGTACGTACCGGCAGCCGCCCTCTTGAAATCCGATGACCCGCTGCTGTTTACCGGCAAACTGGAAAAGGGTGAAAAGGGCTGCAAACTGCTGGTGATGAAGCCCCAGGAAGGTAATGGCCGCAAGTTCCCCAACCAGGTCAGCGTCAACGGCGATATCAAGCTGCTGTCCGAGGCCCAGGAACAGCAGACCACCCGCGTCAGCCTGGCACTGCGCCTGCTGGAGCTGACTGCGGAACAGTTGACACCGATCAGGGAACTGCTGGAAAAGCACCCCGGCAACCTGCCGGTGCTGCTGCAGCTTGAGATCCCCAACCGCAGCCGGACCACCATCAAACTGCCGGATCATCTTAAAGTGGCGGCCAGCGATGAATTTAGGGTAGCGGTAGAACGGTGTGTCGGGTATAATGCCGCGATCTTCGAATGA
- a CDS encoding beta strand repeat-containing protein, whose product MNIQANSKRVCWLTAAALVIFAIKAHAANDYIVAPSGGDITGAALSAQLANGNVTLQSSQGKNSGSGNVVINDIVTWAANSILALEASNNVIINTEISASGAGAGLTISPATANGSESATATGLYRLNGASVTLSGSAPALKIAGITYAVVNSLGAATDAVTPPTTPTLQGMAATANLAKNFALGSDIDATATSSWNSGAGFAPIGVRGDNPQSPATSPFAGNFDGLGHTIKNVSIQLASRKLGVGLFGATASGAVIRNVKLVDAQITGNYRVGGLAGENNGLISQCYAKADVTGGNNTAGLVGYNTALGTVENSYTAGSVTTLDGQNVGALAGASSGVIRNSYAIGTVSGKGTNVGGLVGSNGDILNTGPRQIVSCYATGAVAGTSSVGGLVGVNIGGTISTSYWNSTTSGQSASDGGTGLTTAQMQSQASFTGFDFTNTWIILEGVTFPLLWFEYSTTIYNVLQLQLMATNLNANYRLGADIDAAVTGTGQGIWGASGFVPVGSATTPFTGTLNGNGYAIRQLTINAQGNDNVGLFGYTGAASAISRVGMSASTVTGRNSVGSLAGNNNGTISNCYAEQSNVTGNGDGSSGSGGLVGSNSGTISSSHASGSVTGIDDVGGFVGVNTGQINASYALARVTNNTNQAGGLVGTNELAGSISASYAGGQVGDVGVTGEMGGLAGLNSGSISYSNALGRTDCGNNSSCGGLVGNNNGTVSNCYATGGANGSGANAGGLAGTNNGTVSNVYATGSVAGKANTGGLVGSNKGTISNGYWNSSLSANGVGSGTAAGAMGLTAAQMLVSSSFPNFVLTTTPGAQGWVVVNTDGSLQASASSAAAATSPMLATEYSTTVINAHQLQLMLMNLGASYSLGADIAAEGTASGREVWGTLGFVPVGSAAAPYSGVFDGQQHKVSGLSINRWDNNVGLLGYTNKAAIRNVGLSGSRIRGNTNVGGIVGYNNASTISNSYATAFVSGEVIGQPGCGDNIGGLVGYNNNSSVSTCSADGSTYGYRYVGGIVGYNNAGTISNSHASTKVNARGGRAGGVIGESNVGTITNCYARGMVLANKMVATGGLVGWCLNCLTTGCYWDTTTSGQSSSAGGGTGLSDAQMQQQSSFSGWDFTNIWQMQTYPALRDMPAGYTP is encoded by the coding sequence ATGAACATTCAGGCCAATAGTAAGAGAGTCTGCTGGCTGACAGCGGCCGCACTGGTAATCTTTGCAATCAAAGCACATGCTGCCAACGACTATATTGTTGCGCCGAGTGGTGGCGACATAACCGGGGCGGCGCTTTCGGCGCAATTGGCAAACGGTAACGTAACGCTGCAGAGCAGCCAGGGCAAGAATAGTGGGTCAGGCAATGTGGTCATCAACGATATTGTGACCTGGGCTGCCAACAGCATATTGGCTCTGGAAGCCTCGAACAACGTCATTATCAACACAGAGATCTCCGCCAGCGGCGCTGGAGCCGGCTTAACAATCAGTCCGGCAACGGCAAATGGCAGCGAATCAGCGACAGCTACCGGCCTGTACCGTCTTAACGGCGCATCCGTCACCCTCTCCGGCAGCGCACCGGCACTGAAGATTGCAGGGATTACGTATGCTGTCGTCAACAGCCTCGGTGCGGCAACGGATGCCGTTACACCGCCAACAACGCCAACCTTGCAGGGCATGGCGGCAACCGCAAACCTGGCAAAGAATTTCGCGCTCGGCAGCGATATCGATGCTACGGCGACTAGCAGCTGGAACTCAGGCGCGGGGTTTGCCCCGATTGGTGTGCGCGGCGATAATCCACAATCGCCTGCCACAAGTCCGTTTGCCGGAAATTTTGATGGATTGGGGCACACGATCAAGAATGTTTCCATTCAGCTGGCTAGCAGAAAGCTGGGGGTCGGTTTATTCGGTGCCACGGCGAGTGGAGCTGTGATCCGGAACGTGAAGCTGGTCGATGCGCAGATCACGGGTAATTATCGTGTTGGTGGCCTTGCAGGCGAGAATAACGGACTGATCAGTCAGTGCTATGCAAAGGCTGATGTGACTGGCGGTAATAATACTGCCGGTCTGGTTGGTTACAATACCGCATTAGGCACGGTTGAAAACAGTTATACCGCTGGTTCGGTGACCACATTGGATGGGCAGAATGTCGGCGCTTTGGCGGGAGCCAGTTCGGGGGTAATCCGCAATAGCTATGCAATAGGCACTGTGAGTGGCAAAGGCACTAATGTCGGCGGGCTGGTAGGTTCCAATGGGGATATACTTAATACGGGCCCCAGGCAGATCGTAAGCTGTTACGCCACAGGAGCTGTTGCGGGGACGTCGAGTGTGGGCGGACTTGTCGGGGTCAACATCGGCGGCACAATCAGTACCAGTTACTGGAACAGCACAACATCCGGCCAATCTGCGTCAGACGGCGGTACAGGACTGACCACGGCACAGATGCAGAGTCAGGCAAGCTTTACCGGCTTTGATTTCACCAATACCTGGATCATCCTGGAGGGGGTGACCTTTCCGCTGCTTTGGTTTGAATATTCCACCACGATCTACAATGTGCTCCAGTTGCAGTTGATGGCAACAAATCTGAATGCGAACTACAGGCTTGGTGCCGATATTGATGCTGCGGTGACCGGAACCGGTCAAGGCATCTGGGGGGCCTCAGGCTTTGTGCCGGTCGGCAGTGCAACAACACCCTTTACCGGAACGTTAAACGGCAACGGCTATGCCATCAGGCAGCTCACGATCAATGCCCAGGGAAACGATAACGTTGGCCTGTTCGGTTACACGGGGGCGGCCTCTGCGATCAGCAGGGTCGGCATGAGCGCCAGTACGGTAACCGGCCGGAACAGTGTCGGCTCACTGGCTGGCAACAATAACGGCACCATAAGCAACTGTTATGCTGAACAGTCAAATGTTACCGGCAATGGGGACGGAAGCAGCGGCAGCGGCGGGCTTGTCGGCTCCAACAGCGGCACGATCAGCAGCAGCCATGCCTCCGGCAGCGTTACCGGCATTGATGACGTGGGCGGCTTTGTCGGCGTCAACACAGGGCAGATCAACGCCAGCTACGCGTTGGCACGTGTGACAAACAACACGAACCAGGCAGGCGGCCTGGTCGGGACCAATGAACTTGCGGGGAGTATCAGTGCCAGCTATGCCGGCGGCCAGGTGGGCGACGTCGGTGTAACCGGCGAAATGGGTGGATTGGCAGGGCTTAACAGCGGCAGCATCAGTTACAGCAACGCACTGGGCAGGACAGATTGCGGTAATAATTCCTCCTGCGGCGGTCTGGTGGGTAACAACAACGGTACGGTCAGCAACTGCTATGCCACTGGCGGTGCCAACGGGAGTGGTGCCAATGCCGGTGGTCTTGCAGGTACCAACAACGGCACGGTCAGCAACGTCTATGCCACCGGCAGTGTGGCCGGAAAAGCGAATACCGGGGGCTTGGTGGGGAGCAACAAGGGTACCATCAGTAACGGCTACTGGAACAGCAGTCTCAGTGCGAACGGGGTCGGCAGCGGCACAGCGGCGGGAGCTATGGGGCTGACAGCGGCACAGATGCTGGTTTCATCCAGTTTCCCCAACTTCGTTTTAACCACAACACCGGGTGCGCAGGGCTGGGTTGTGGTCAATACCGACGGCAGTTTGCAGGCATCGGCCAGCAGCGCGGCGGCAGCGACCTCACCGATGCTGGCGACTGAATATTCAACCACGGTCATCAATGCACACCAGCTCCAACTGATGCTGATGAACCTGGGGGCAAGCTACAGTCTGGGGGCGGATATTGCTGCTGAAGGTACCGCCAGCGGCAGAGAGGTCTGGGGGACGCTGGGTTTTGTGCCGGTGGGGAGTGCTGCCGCCCCCTACAGCGGCGTTTTTGATGGCCAACAGCATAAAGTCAGCGGGCTTTCGATCAATCGCTGGGACAATAATGTTGGCTTGCTCGGCTACACAAACAAGGCGGCAATACGTAACGTCGGGCTTTCAGGAAGCCGCATACGTGGAAACACCAATGTCGGTGGAATAGTGGGGTACAACAACGCAAGCACGATCAGCAACAGCTATGCAACAGCATTTGTCAGTGGCGAGGTTATCGGACAACCAGGGTGTGGAGACAATATCGGTGGATTGGTCGGGTACAACAACAATAGCTCCGTCAGCACTTGCTCTGCTGACGGCAGTACCTATGGATATAGATATGTCGGTGGAATAGTGGGATACAACAACGCTGGCACCATCAGCAACAGCCATGCATCGACCAAGGTGAATGCAAGGGGTGGAAGAGCAGGAGGGGTAATTGGAGAAAGTAATGTGGGTACGATCACCAACTGTTATGCCAGGGGAATGGTACTGGCAAACAAGATGGTTGCTACCGGTGGTTTGGTAGGGTGGTGCTTAAACTGCTTAACCACAGGCTGTTACTGGGATACTACCACCTCCGGCCAGTCGAGCAGTGCTGGTGGCGGTACCGGCCTGAGCGACGCGCAGATGCAACAGCAATCCAGCTTTTCCGGCTGGGACTTTACCAATATCTGGCAGATGCAGACCTATCCAGCATTACGCGACATGCCGGCTGGCTATACACCATAA